Sequence from the Priestia megaterium genome:
AGATCTAAAAAATCATCTGGCAGCTCTCCATCTCCCCACGTATAAGCTCCAAAGATAATAGATTCTGCGGATACAAGGTCAGAAGCATCAATGTCATATACTTCTGCTCGTTTCACATGCAATCCATGCTTGACTAATTCTTCTTCGATCAAATCGGCTATCGCTTCTGTGTTACCTGACATACTCGCATAAGCTAGTAAGATTTCCTTCATGTAAATGACGCTCCTTTACACCAGCAGTGTTGGCCGCACATCCCCTTCTTTAGCACATTCTCGTTGAAGAGGACAGTTTTCACACTCACTGGATGCATAATTCTTTTGAAAATGTTTTGGTTCCATTAACACACTTTTGACAATATGTAGTTGAAGTATGGCTTTTTTATAATCGTCTAGTGCAATATGATAAGTTGTTGTTTCCCCAGTTAATAATGAATAAAAACGAATTTGTTCAGGAACCTTTTTAAAAGCTTGTTTCGAAAAAACGATAATAAAGTCTTTCATTGCGTTCTTCACTTCTTCATGGTCATCTAGAATGAATTTTGTTACCGTATAAGACTTCTCTGTCCATGCAGCAAAATCAATGGTTAGAGAAAGGTTGCTTTGAATTTCTTCTACATAAACGCTGTATTTCTCAAACACAAAAAGCGGTAGTTCCACCTGTGCTTTCTCTCCTAAAAACCTTAGTAAATAATCGCTTACTTTAGCTAACACATCGTAATAGTGAATGGGTGATGAAAACATATTTGGCTTTAGGCGCCAATATTTTTCAATAAGCTGTAAAACATAGAGGGTTGAGCGATACTCAACTGGCTTGCTATAGTATGTTTTAATGATTTGATGGACAGTTACTTGAACAAGCTGTTTCCAATCTATAGATGTTTTTTTCAAAAGAAGCTGCTGCTGATAAAATTTGTACGGACATCGAATAAATTGTTCGATGTGGTCGTTAGAGAGTGTCTTTATATGCACTTTTATCGGTTCCACCTATGTCTCACCACCCTAATTGAAATTCATTCTCAATAATGATTAAAAATTAAATCATGAAATTTGCTCAATCACTTTACGAATAGCACTCCATGAATGTTTGACGAAATAAATCGGTTTTTTTTGTTTTTTTGCTTTCTCTTTAATGACTTTTGCCATATTGTGATTAATAAAATCCGTAATAACTAATACAAACCCAATATGTTCGGGGATTTCTCGCTTCACCATATTGCTTTTACGGCCATCTAAATGAATTACTTCATTAAATCCTTCTCCCGCTAAACGATCTGTAATATGCTTTAACCTGTCTCCTCCTACAACCATAACTGATGACATGTTTGTTCCCTCCCAATTAATTATTCATTTAATGATTTGACAACAACCTGTATTCTTTACTATATACACAGTTTAATTGAGAATGATTCTCTTTGTCAATGTTTAATTGATAAAAATTCTCAATTAAAATGAAAGTCTACCACCTTTCTTATAAGTTAGTTGAATTTTGACCATACTATAGCTATCACATACAAAGGAGGGTTAACGTTGGAACAAAACATTCTTTGTGAAGTAAATAACTGTCACTTTTGGAAAAATGGAAATCACTGCAGCGCAGAAGAAATTTACGTGGTAAGTCATAGCGGAAAACATGCAGCAAGCAGTTATGAAACAGACTGTAAAACGTTCAAGCCAACTGAAGCGTAACCCGCAAAAGGACAGCCTCTGGGTTGTCTTTTTTCTCTCTTCAAGATCATAAAAAAGGAGACTAATATGAAAACTGAACAACTGATTCATTTTTTTAAAGAAGAAGCAATAAAAGCAAATGAACAAACCTTTCCAATCTATGTACAATCGTTTACTCATTTATGGACATACAAATGGGGAACACTTGAAAACATTCCAGAAGAAATTGATGACTTAATTACCACACGTGCGTTAGAACTTGGACTTATTCACTTAAAAAAAGCTGACTAATCAATAAGGAAATTAGTCAGCTTTTGTGTTTATAGATCATCAAATCCATTCGCATCTGATGCTTTTGTATATTGTCGTGATTTCTGTTCAAAGAAATCCGTTTTTCCTAAATCTACCTCTTGATAAGCAATAATCCAACGAAGAGGATTTTCAATCGGTGCTTGTGGGAAAGCAGCTCGACCGAAGCCTAACTGATTACAGCGTTTATTAGCCATGTATTCAATATACTGCTGCAGTTCTTTCATCGTGATGCCGTCGAATTTTTCTCCGATAACAGATTCCGCCCATTCAATTTCAAGACGAGCTGCCTCTTGGAATGTTTCAACTACAAACGTTTCTAGCTCTTCCGTACGATAAGCTGGATTTTCATTTAGTACTTCCTTGAAAATCTTTTCAAATAACCCAACGTGAAGCTGTTCATCACGATTGATATAGTTAATCATCGTAGATGTCGCCACCATCTTTTGATTTCTCGCAAGATTATAGAAGAACGCGAATCCGCTATAGAAGAAAAGGCCTTCTAAAATAACATCATATACCATAGACTTCAAAAAGTTTTCAACCGTTGCTTCTTCGCTAAATGCTTTATATCCGTTTGTAATAAAGTCATTTCGAGCGCGGAGCTTTTCGTCTGTACGCCAGTATTCAAATACTTCATCTTGTTTTCCTTTTGGTACAAGACTTGATAAAACATATGAATACGAATGATTATGAACCACTTCTTGCTGCGCTAAAATAATCATTAGAGCATTAATCGAAGAATCGGTTACATAGTCAGCTACTTTGCTAGCATAATCTGATTGAATACTGTCCAGTAGCGCCAGCAAGCCAATAATTTTTAAAAAGCTCTCTTGTTCGTCAGCCGTTAACTGAGGGAACTGCTTAATATCTTGACCCATATTAATTTCAAACGGCGTCCAGAAGTTAGCTAGCATACGCTTGTATTTAGGGAACGCCCATGAAAATCGGACGTCATCCCAATTTAGAATATTTGAGCTCTTGCCGTTAATGATTCCTGTCGAACGGTTCGGAGCTGTTTCGTTCATTAATTCTCGTTTTAACATGCTTGTCATCAATTATTCACTCCTTTTAACTATGACAGCTTTCACATTCTTCAATGACTTCACTTGATGTTGAACGTACGTAGTAGGTCGTTTTTAACTTTTCTTTCCATGCCGTCATATGAAGATCTAGCAGTTCTTTTGCTCGGATATCGTTTTGTACGTATAAGTTGAATGAAATGGATTGATCAATATGGCGCTGGCGCTTTGCGTTTTGCTTAATGCTCCAGTGCTGATCAATTAAATAAACGGACTTATAATACCAGTTTGTTGCTGGTGATAAATCTGGTGCCGTCACCGGGATTTTATAGTTTTTCTTTTCCTCTGAATAAAACTTACGGAAAATCGGATCAATACTTGCAGTAGAACCCGCGATAATAGATGTTGATGAATTAGGTGCTACAGCCATTAAGTATCCATTTCTTATCCCATTGCTTTGAACTTCGTTACGCAGTTCACTCCACGCTTCGCTTGTGTATTTACGTGTTTCAAAATAAGCGCCTGACTCAAAATCTGAGCCTTTAAATAATGGATATGCGCCTTTTTCTTTAGCTAAGTTCATGCTTGCCTGCACGGTTAAGTAAGCAATTTGCTCATACAATTCATCGCAATAGACTACCGCTTCATCTGTTTCCCATGCTATTTTCTTTAAGGCAAGCAAATGGTTCCAACCAAATGTGCCAAGCCCTACTGCGCGGTACTTTTGGTTTGTTAGTTTTGCTTGAAGTACTGGCAAATCATTTAACTCAATAACGTTATCAAGCATGCGTACTTGAATTGGAATTAAACGTTCAAGCACATCTTCAGTTACGGCTCTCGCTAAGTTGATAGAAGAAAGATTACATACAACAAAATCGCCCGGATTCTTTGTAATAATAATTTTTCCGTCTTCCGTAATTTCCTCTGTTACTACCGTTGTGCTTTGGTTTTGCGTGATTTCTGTACATAAGTTGCTGCAGTAGATCATGCCCTCGTGGCGGTTTTGATTAGCTCGGTTAACCGTATCACGATAGAACATATAAGGCGTTCCGGTTTCAAGCTGCGAAAGCATAATGCGCTTGAAGATTTCAATAGCAGGTACTGTTTCTCTTGAAAGCTGTTCATTATTTACACACTCAGCGTAACGAGTGCGGAACGAACCGCTGCCTTCTTCTTCATCATAAAAATCTTCTAACGAGTAGCCCATCAGCGTACGAACTTCGTGAGGATCGAATAAGTGCCAGTCTTCACGTGCTTCTACTTTTTCCATAAACAAATCTGGCAGACATACGCCAGTGAATAAATCATGCGTGCGCTGGCGTTCGTCACCATTGTTCAAACGCGCGTCTAAGAATGAAAAGATGTCTTTATGCCATACGTCTAAATATACGGCAATAGCTCCTTGTCGTTGACCTAGCTGATCGACACTTACAGCCGTATTATTTAGCTGTTTCATCCATGGAATTGTTCCTGATGATACGCCTTTAAAACCTTTTATATCACTTCCTCGGCTTCTAATATGACCGAGGTAGACACCAATTCCGCCTCCATTTTTACTAAGCGTGGCCAAATCTGTATTGCTATCATAAATACCGCGTAAGCTGTCATCAATCGTATCAATAAAGCAGCTAGATAGCTGTCCGTAGCTCTTTCCTGCGTTCGAAAGTGTTGGTGTGGCAACCGTCATATATAGACTAGAAAGCGCCCAGTACGCTTCTTTTACTAATGCTGTTCGATTTTCTTTCTTTTCTTGAGACATCAGCGTCATAGCAATGATAAGAAAACGTTCTTGCGGTAGTTCGTATACGCGCTTATCATGCGATGTCGCTAAATAGCGATCTGCTAATGTCAGCAATCCAATGTATGTAAATAAACGATCGCGTTCAGGAATAATGACTGAAGCAATTTCATTAATTTCTTCTTCTGTATATGTTTTTAATAGTTGTTTATTATAAATGCCGATTTTTGTTAGTTCTTGAATAAGCTGATAAAACGAACCGTACTTTTCTTTTTTATCATAACCTCGGTTGTCCGCTGCTTTTCGATATAGTTCGTTTAAGTAGACGTCTGCCGCTACGTACGTCCAATCTGGTTCCTCCATTGAAATACGCTCTAGGGCTGCCAAAATTAGTACGTTTGCAACCTTTGCGTCCGTCATATTTTCCTTTACTGTAACAGTTTGAATAACCTTTTCCTCATACAAAGAAAAATCAAGCTGCGTAAATTCTTTTTTTAAACGTTCAATATATGCAGTTAATTCATGTAGAATTGTAGGTTTTAATGTATTCACCATAAATATGGCTCCTCTCTTCACTTCAAAATAAAAAATCGCTCACCGTACCTCGGTGAGCGAATAGAACGAAGATAGAAGAAGACACTAAGTCTTTTCTCAATCCTCGCTCTACCCTCTCACCTCCCGAAGAAGATAAAACGACATAAAAAAGGCAGGTCTCCTGACTTATGCTTCTTTTTACTTTAAGGCCTTCCCATGATGTTTACTCACAGTGGATCTCCTTATTTCATCAGCATTCACAGTTGCGGGGACAGCTTTGGATTTTCACCAAATTCCCTTTTAAGTCTTTTTATCAGACACCTTTTTCACTGGAAAACACAAAATATAGTATTTTATTATGAATTTCAAAACAACATATTGTGTTATGTTATAAACACATTATATAGGACAACTTAGAAAACTATCAACCTATTTTCAAAAATAATTTTGTTTTTTACGATAAAACCCTTCGACTTCTTTCATCAAACTATTCCATCATAACATGTTTTGACACGCTTGATGGAACAATGTGCTCTTTTTAAAAAATTTGTTCTATTTTTCTACTAAACATTGACAACATCAATAAAAAAACCGTTTTTCATAAAAAAACGGTTTTTAATTATTTGTATTCTTTTTCAAATGCTGTGATTGTTTTGATAAACTTTTTATCAATATCGTATCCTATCCCCGGTTTTTCCTTCACCTTTATTACTCCGGCTTCTACCTCTACTTCGGGCTTAATAATATCTTTTTCCCAATAGCGAGACGACGCAGAAATGTCACCTGGTATCGTGAAAGAAGGCAGTGTGGCAAGAGCGATGTTATGAGCTCGTGAAATCCCGGCTTCTAACATTCCTCCAACCCAAAGCCTTACACCATGCTGGGCGCATAAATCATGAATTTGCTTTGCTACGGACATTCCTCCAACTCGACCGATTTTCACATTGATAATCTTACAGCTTTTTTGTTCGATGGCATGACGTGCATCTTCATAGCTCACAATACTTTCATCTAAGCAAATCGGCGTCTTCATTTGCTTTTGTAACAATCGATGATCAAGGATATCATCAGAACTTAACGGCTGTTCGATCATCATTAAATTCAATTCATCTAGTTTCTTCAATGAATCACTATCGCTTAACGTATAGGCTGAATTGGCATCAGCCATAAGAGGAATGCTTGGAAATTCATCTCGAATTTGTTTCAGTAGCTCATAGTCAGCACCCGGCTTAATTTTCACTTTAAAGCGCTTATAGCCATCTTTCATGTAAGTCTTTATTTGTTCTTTCATTATGGAAATATCATTTAAGCCAACTACCACTCCAGCTTCTACAGCAGGCCTTACTCCGCCAATTACTTCAGCTAAGGGCTTATTTTTCCGCTTTGCATACAAATCCCATACAGCACAGTCCAAAGCTGCTTTGGCCATGTTGTTTCGCTTTAGAGGTTTGAATAGCTTTTGAACGTCCTCTGGTTTTTGAACGTGCTGATGAAGAAGCGAAGGAATTAAAAAATCGTCTAGCATATGAAAACATGTATGAATCGTTTCTTCCGTATACCAAGGAGATGAAAAAGCAACGACCTCTCCCCACCCCGTAAAACCTTTTTCATCTTCTACTTCAAGCAAAATCAATTCTCGATCCTGCACCGTACCATAGCTTGTTGAAAAAGGAGAAAGAAGCTTCATGTCAATTTTATAAAGATGTACTTTTTTTATAATCATCGATTAATTCCCTTTCTGTATGAAAGATGATAGTTTCCGGCGTATGATTTTATTAGAAGCCGTTCGTGGCAGTTCCTCTACTCGAACGAAATACTTTGGAAGTTTGTACTTCGCTAAAAATTGTTGAATGTGTAAAGATAACTCTTCATCTGAAACGTCTTCGTTTGTAACGATGCATGCTGCCGGAACTTGTCCCCATTTTTCATCGGCTACTCCCGTTACACCAGCCTCTTTAACAGCAGGGTGCTTCAATAAAACATTTTCAATTTCAGCTGGATATACATTTTCTCCACCAGAAATAATGAGGTCCGAACGTCTGTCTAATACATATAGGAAGCCTTCTTCATCCACTTTCCCGATATCTCCTGTATAGAACCAGCCTTGTTGAAGGGCTTTTTCAGTAGCTTCAGGTTTATTTAAATATCCTTTTGTAACATTTGGACCTTTAACAATGATTTCTCCTGCTTCGCTTGTTTCATTTCCTTTTTCATCTACAATTTTCATTGCACATGGAAATAATGGTTTACCTGCTGATCCCAGTTTTCGCAAACTGTCTTCAGGTGAAAGCGTAACGCACTGTGAAGATGTTTCTGTCATTCCATACGTTTGATAAACAGGAATTTCTTTATTCACACAAGCCTCTAAAATAGTAAGCGGTGCAGGTCCTCCTCCTAAAAGCATACAGCGAAACGTATGCGGATATTTCCGTTCCCCTAACTCATCAAGCATATTGGATAGCATGGAAGTGACAACCGAAATAATCGTTACCCCTTTGTTTTCAATCGCTTCATTCACTGCTCTTGCTTCAAATCGTTCTTCTAAAATGATTTTCATTCCGTAAAAGACGCTCCGCATTAAAATAGATAAGCCGCTAATATGAAACAAAGGAACCGCTATAAGCCAGCAGTCTTTTTCATTTAATCCTAAATTAAGCGCTGAACCAACGGAACTCCACCAGTGATTCCCATATGTCTGCAGCACTCCTTTTGGATTACCTGTTGTTCCAGAGGTATACATAATGGTGAACGTCTCCTCGAGATTCCACGTTTTCTGAAAATCCGTTTCTGCTTCTGAAGAACTTTTTAAAGCAGATAAAGTAAGCTGAGTGATGGAACTTTGGAATTCTCTTATTAAAAATGTTTCATCTGTAATAAGCAACGAAACGTTTGCATCTGTTAGCTGATAATCGATTTCTTCATTTGTCAAACGCGTATTGACGAGCAGCACTCGAGCGCCAATATAAGAAACCGCATGTAAAATCTCAATAAACTCTACGCTATTTTTCATACATAAAGCAGTGGTATCACCTTGTTTTACACCATTAAATGAAAGCTGCTGTGCTACTTTTTGAACACGCTTATGAAGCTCTTGAAACGTAAGGGACGTTTGCGTTGTTTCTACCGCTACTCGATTTGGCGTCAAATATGCTCTTTGCATAAGCCCATTAGGAATCGTTTGGCTACTCATGGATTTCTCTCCTTTTTATACTAATTAACTAAATTAAATTGAAAAAACAGCCTGATGATAATCACCAAGCTGTTTCAGCTGTTTAAGGGAAACGTGGGAACTGTTGGAAGTCTGGATTGCGTTTTTCCTTAAATGCATCGCGACCTTCTTTTGCCTCGTCCGTTGTGTAATAAAGAAGCGTTGCGTCACCAGCAAATTGCTGGATACCAGCTAAGCCATCCGTATCAGCATTAAATGCTGCTTTTAAGAAACGAAGAGCCGTTGGACTTTTTTCTAGCATCTCTTCACACCATTGAATTGTTTCAGCTTCAAGCTGCTCTAATGGAACGACCGTGTTTACTAATCCCATGTCTAGTGCTTCTTGAGCATTGTACTGACGGCATAAGAACCAGATCTCACGCGCTTTCTTATGACCTACGATGCGAGCTAAGTAACCAGAGCCATATCCTGCATCGAAGCTTCCAACCTTAGGACCTGTTTGTCCAAAGACTGCGTTATCCGCTGCAATTGTTAAGTCACATACAATGTGAAGAACGTGACCTCCACCAATTGCATAGCCTGATACCATCGCAACAACCGGCTTTGGAATTACGCGAATTAAACGCTGTAAATCTAGAACGTTTAGACGTGGAATTTCGTCTTCTCCTACATAGCCGCCGTGGCCACGAACTTTTTGGTCTCCGCCTGAACAAAATGCCTTATCTCCAGCACCTGCTAATACAATTACTCCAATGCTTGCATCGTCACGAGCATAAGCAAATGCATCGATCAATTCCATTACTGTTTTTGGACGGAATGCATTGTGCACTTCCGGACGGTTAATCGTAATTTTAGCGATTCCGTTATATGTTTCGTATAAAATGTCTTCATACTGACGTACTGATGTCCATTCAACTGTCATCTTTATTTCCTCCTAATTATGTAGTAGCTAAGAACTCACTTACTATTCTACCAAAAATCTCAGGTTGTTCCACGTGAATTGCATGACCTGTCCCTAAAATAATTTTAGCAGTAGCATTTGGCATTAATGTTTGCATTTCTTTGGAAATTAAACAAAACTTTTGATCTACTTCTCCAGTAATAAGCAAAACCGGCATCAACAGATCGTCTAGCTTCTCCCAAAGGGACGGCTGGACACCCGTTCCCATTCCTTTCAAACTGTTGGAAAGGCCGATTTCTGTATGAGAAAGCCTTTCTTTACGCACCGCTTCTTGAACATGGCTAGGCAATTGCTTTTGAGAATCAAAAAGAGGGATTTCCTCCCAAAAGTTCACAAATTCTTCAATGCCATTTTTCATAATGCGGCTCGCCAGCTGCTCATCTTTTTCTTTTCTTAGCTTTTGTTCTTCTCGTGTTTTTAAACCAGGCGATGCGCTTTCTAATACCAACTTTTTCACAAGGTGTGGGTATCGCTGAGCAAATGAAAGAGCAAGCCTTCCTCCCATTGAATATCCAATTACATTCACCTGTGAAAGAGATAGCTGTCGAAGCAGCTCATGCAGTGCTTCAACAACTGATTCCATTGAATATGGTTTGATTTCTTTCGGAGCTGCTGATTGGCCATGGCCAATCATATCAACAGCAATCACTTGATAGTCTTTAACGAATTTCTTCATAAAGGTACGCCAGGTTTGAGAAGAACCGGTAAAGCCGTGAAGCAGAAGCAACGGCTCTCCTTTTCCCTCGGTGTGCACATAGTAAGATACACCATTTAATTGATACATCATTGCTTATTCCTCACCGTTTGACAAATTTATTTCCTCGGAAACAAGTTTCCACAAACTGCGATGAGTCTCTACATTTTCTGTACGAGTTGTACGAATCTCTACAACATGCAACCCGCCTTTTGTGAAAGCATGGTTCATTGCATGTCGAAATTCTTCCCAGCTGCTTGCTGAGGAAAATGTGCCATCATACAGACGAGTGGCATGCTCAAAATTTAATCCAGTTGGCGTACCGAATAAAAATTCAAAGTGCTTTTCTTGTTTTGACTGCGGTAAAAATGAAAAAATTCCTCCGCCGTCATTGTTAACTAGCACAACGGTTAAGTTTAAATTATGCATTTTAGCTGCCAGCAGACCATTTAAATCGTGATAAAACGATAGGTCACCAATAAATAAAACGGTGTGATCGTAAGCCGTGCTTACGCCTAGAGCAGACGAAACCACACCATCAATTCCATTTGCTCCCCGATTTACAAAGAGTGGAATATCTTTTTCCGTATTTAAGAAGAAAGAATCAATATCTCGAACAGGCATTGAATTTCCAGCAAACAAAGCTGTGCCTTCAGGTACTACATCAACAATTTCTTGAACTACCTGTCCTTCAAACCATTCCTGGCCAGAAGTTAATGTTCTCAGAGCCTGTGCGGTTTGAGCATTAATCTTTTTCCACAGACTCAGCCATGAAGTAGACTCCTCTTGATTCGCTGAAAGACGCTTGATCAGTTCTTCACAAAATAATGTATCATCGGCTTCAATCATCACTGTTGAACGCAAAGTAGGGTCTCTCCAGCCTTTACCTTGGTCAACTACAAACATTTCATTCGGCTCGTGTGCTTTTAAAAATTGCAATAGCGGTTTCGATACCGGCATCGCGCCAAAACGAATGACAACTTCCGGGTGAAAACGCTCATCAACCTTATCACTTTTTAAAAATGTATCATATGTCTCTATTACATTTTCTTTTGAATGCTTGCCGCTTCTTAATTGTGATAACGGATCTGCGAGCACCGGAAAGCTTAAAGTGTCAGCTAAACGGCATACGCTGTCTACTGCTTTTAAAGACATTTGATCTCCGCATATAATAAGTCCATTTGTTGTTCCCTCTAAGCGCTTCGCAATTTCTTCGAATCCTTTTTCAGATAGAGATGCTTCTCCATGAATAGCAGCCACATATGATTTACCGCGTTTCCCCTGACTCCATAAATCTTCAATAGACAAATCTGGTACAATCGGTTCACGTAAAGGTACGTTAATGTGTACAGGACCGCTCGGTATAGCTTGAGCTGTATGAACAGCCCTTGAAGCTACCGTTCGAATATAACGATTCATATCTGCACTTTCTTCTGGTAAAGCTGTATCTACAAACCACTTCGCATATTGACCGAAAAGATGATTCTGATTAATTGCCTGCGGGGCACCTATATCCCTTAACTCATGCGGCCGATCCGCTGTGATAACTACTAAAGGAATGCGTGAGTAGTGAGCTTCAATTACTGCAGGATAATAATTCGCTGCAGCTGTTCCAGATGTACATACAAGCGCCACTGGTTTTTTCTTTGCTTTTGCTATTCCTAGAGCAAAAAAGCCGGCGGAACGTTCATCAATATTTAAGTGCACATGAATATCAGGGTGCTCAGCCATAAGCATCGCAATAGGCGTTGAACGTGACCCTGGACTGACCACTACTTCTTCAACATTTGCTTCTACTAATTCATCCACGAATGACGCAATATACGTTGTTAATGATTTAATGTGTTCCACGCATAATCCCTCCTAAAGCTGAAAGCATCGGGTTGAATTTAATTCTTGTTTCTTCATATTCACTTTCAGGCGTAGAATCTGCTACAATTCCACAGCCCGCAAATAAAACGGCTTCTTTTTGCTGAATAACAGCGGAGCGGATTCCTACTATAAATTCACCGTTTCCGTTGATATCCATCCATCCTAAAGGAGCTGCATACCACCCTCGGTCAAAGGATTCTAGCTGTCGAATAATAGGCAAGGCCTCCTGTTGAGGATATCCTCCTAGCGCTGGTGTTGGATGGAGCTTTTGAATAAATGAAAATAACGTTACATCTTCCTTTATACGCCCTTTAACAGGTGTATACAAATGTTGAATATGCTTTGTTTTATATAAACTTGGCTTACTTGGAATTTCTACTTCATAACAATAAGAATTCATCGCTTCTTTAATCATATGAACAACAACATCGTGCTCAATTAAGTTCTTAGGATCTTGAAGCAATTCCTCACCTAGTTCGTGATCTTCATGCCTTGTCTTTCCTCTTGGAATCGAACCCGCTAAACAAGTGGAAAACACATAATCTCCTTGTTTTTGCACTAGTCTTTCTGGGGAAGCGCCGATAAAATGCTGATGCTCTCCCTCTAAAATATATGTGTAGCTAGTTGGCTGTTCCTTTAACAGACGCTGAAGCACATATTCAGTAGAAATATCTTCGTTAAATTTTACTTTTAATTGACGAGCAAGAACCACTTTCTCTATAGCCTGTTGCTTAATTAAAGTAGTAGCTCTTTCAACATTTCCTTTAAATTTCTCTACCCCAATTTCCTTTTTTTCCAACAGCAAAGGTGAAATATGAGATTCCCCGTCGTACTCTTCACAAAGAACAAGTTTTTGGACCTCTTCAAAATAATTGATGTGCTTTTTTACAGAATCTTGTCCTTTAACCATCATATTAACGGTGAGGTATCCTTCTTTGTCTACCTGGGTATATAACACAGTTGGAATCATAAATTTTGAACTCGGGAAATCACTCCAATAGTTTTCTCGATACTGATTTGGGTCAAATGAAAATCCTCCAAATAAAAGAGGACCTGTCCCATCCGGGAAAATTTGGTTGTTTTTATAAAAGTCTTCTTTTATAAAGCGCTTCCATTCATTTTCAATGTGGAAATAACGTTCTTTTGCCGCATTGGTGCAAATAGTATGCGCATATC
This genomic interval carries:
- a CDS encoding DUF2325 domain-containing protein → MSSVMVVGGDRLKHITDRLAGEGFNEVIHLDGRKSNMVKREIPEHIGFVLVITDFINHNMAKVIKEKAKKQKKPIYFVKHSWSAIRKVIEQIS
- a CDS encoding DUF1540 domain-containing protein yields the protein MEQNILCEVNNCHFWKNGNHCSAEEIYVVSHSGKHAASSYETDCKTFKPTEA
- a CDS encoding ribonucleotide-diphosphate reductase subunit beta; amino-acid sequence: MTSMLKRELMNETAPNRSTGIINGKSSNILNWDDVRFSWAFPKYKRMLANFWTPFEINMGQDIKQFPQLTADEQESFLKIIGLLALLDSIQSDYASKVADYVTDSSINALMIILAQQEVVHNHSYSYVLSSLVPKGKQDEVFEYWRTDEKLRARNDFITNGYKAFSEEATVENFLKSMVYDVILEGLFFYSGFAFFYNLARNQKMVATSTMINYINRDEQLHVGLFEKIFKEVLNENPAYRTEELETFVVETFQEAARLEIEWAESVIGEKFDGITMKELQQYIEYMANKRCNQLGFGRAAFPQAPIENPLRWIIAYQEVDLGKTDFFEQKSRQYTKASDANGFDDL
- a CDS encoding ribonucleoside-diphosphate reductase subunit alpha translates to MVNTLKPTILHELTAYIERLKKEFTQLDFSLYEEKVIQTVTVKENMTDAKVANVLILAALERISMEEPDWTYVAADVYLNELYRKAADNRGYDKKEKYGSFYQLIQELTKIGIYNKQLLKTYTEEEINEIASVIIPERDRLFTYIGLLTLADRYLATSHDKRVYELPQERFLIIAMTLMSQEKKENRTALVKEAYWALSSLYMTVATPTLSNAGKSYGQLSSCFIDTIDDSLRGIYDSNTDLATLSKNGGGIGVYLGHIRSRGSDIKGFKGVSSGTIPWMKQLNNTAVSVDQLGQRQGAIAVYLDVWHKDIFSFLDARLNNGDERQRTHDLFTGVCLPDLFMEKVEAREDWHLFDPHEVRTLMGYSLEDFYDEEEGSGSFRTRYAECVNNEQLSRETVPAIEIFKRIMLSQLETGTPYMFYRDTVNRANQNRHEGMIYCSNLCTEITQNQSTTVVTEEITEDGKIIITKNPGDFVVCNLSSINLARAVTEDVLERLIPIQVRMLDNVIELNDLPVLQAKLTNQKYRAVGLGTFGWNHLLALKKIAWETDEAVVYCDELYEQIAYLTVQASMNLAKEKGAYPLFKGSDFESGAYFETRKYTSEAWSELRNEVQSNGIRNGYLMAVAPNSSTSIIAGSTASIDPIFRKFYSEEKKNYKIPVTAPDLSPATNWYYKSVYLIDQHWSIKQNAKRQRHIDQSISFNLYVQNDIRAKELLDLHMTAWKEKLKTTYYVRSTSSEVIEECESCHS
- the menC gene encoding o-succinylbenzoate synthase codes for the protein MIIKKVHLYKIDMKLLSPFSTSYGTVQDRELILLEVEDEKGFTGWGEVVAFSSPWYTEETIHTCFHMLDDFLIPSLLHQHVQKPEDVQKLFKPLKRNNMAKAALDCAVWDLYAKRKNKPLAEVIGGVRPAVEAGVVVGLNDISIMKEQIKTYMKDGYKRFKVKIKPGADYELLKQIRDEFPSIPLMADANSAYTLSDSDSLKKLDELNLMMIEQPLSSDDILDHRLLQKQMKTPICLDESIVSYEDARHAIEQKSCKIINVKIGRVGGMSVAKQIHDLCAQHGVRLWVGGMLEAGISRAHNIALATLPSFTIPGDISASSRYWEKDIIKPEVEVEAGVIKVKEKPGIGYDIDKKFIKTITAFEKEYK
- a CDS encoding o-succinylbenzoate--CoA ligase; translation: MSSQTIPNGLMQRAYLTPNRVAVETTQTSLTFQELHKRVQKVAQQLSFNGVKQGDTTALCMKNSVEFIEILHAVSYIGARVLLVNTRLTNEEIDYQLTDANVSLLITDETFLIREFQSSITQLTLSALKSSSEAETDFQKTWNLEETFTIMYTSGTTGNPKGVLQTYGNHWWSSVGSALNLGLNEKDCWLIAVPLFHISGLSILMRSVFYGMKIILEERFEARAVNEAIENKGVTIISVVTSMLSNMLDELGERKYPHTFRCMLLGGGPAPLTILEACVNKEIPVYQTYGMTETSSQCVTLSPEDSLRKLGSAGKPLFPCAMKIVDEKGNETSEAGEIIVKGPNVTKGYLNKPEATEKALQQGWFYTGDIGKVDEEGFLYVLDRRSDLIISGGENVYPAEIENVLLKHPAVKEAGVTGVADEKWGQVPAACIVTNEDVSDEELSLHIQQFLAKYKLPKYFVRVEELPRTASNKIIRRKLSSFIQKGN
- the menB gene encoding 1,4-dihydroxy-2-naphthoyl-CoA synthase is translated as MTVEWTSVRQYEDILYETYNGIAKITINRPEVHNAFRPKTVMELIDAFAYARDDASIGVIVLAGAGDKAFCSGGDQKVRGHGGYVGEDEIPRLNVLDLQRLIRVIPKPVVAMVSGYAIGGGHVLHIVCDLTIAADNAVFGQTGPKVGSFDAGYGSGYLARIVGHKKAREIWFLCRQYNAQEALDMGLVNTVVPLEQLEAETIQWCEEMLEKSPTALRFLKAAFNADTDGLAGIQQFAGDATLLYYTTDEAKEGRDAFKEKRNPDFQQFPRFP